Proteins encoded in a region of the Pseudomonas putida genome:
- a CDS encoding amino acid permease: MQDQSTPERLQRGLKNRHIQLIALGGAIGTGLFLGIAQTIQLAGPSVLLGYAIAGLMAFLIMRQLGEMVVEEPVAGSFSHFAHQYWSEFAGFVSGWNYWVVYVLVGMAELTAVGIYVQYWWPEFPTWATAAIFFVAINLINLTQVKVYGEMEFWFALVKVVAIVSMIGFGAWLLSSGHGGPDASVANLWQYGGFFPNGVSGLVMALAVIMFSFGGLELVGITAAEADNPRQSIPKATNQVVYRILIFYIGALAVLLSLYPWQKVVQGGSPFVMIFHELDSDLVATILNIVVLTAALSVYNSCVYANSRMLFGLASQGDAPRQLLKVSRSGVPLTALGVSAFATGLCVLINYLMPGEAFGLLMALAVSALVINWASISITHLKFRKAKLAAGIIPFYKSLGHPLTNYLCLAFIVLILVVMYLTPPIRISVMLIPAWIAVLWVAFKLKKARQAK; encoded by the coding sequence GCTGGCCGGCCCCTCCGTGCTGCTGGGCTATGCCATCGCCGGCCTGATGGCCTTTCTGATCATGCGCCAGTTGGGCGAAATGGTCGTGGAAGAGCCGGTCGCCGGTAGTTTCAGCCACTTCGCCCACCAGTACTGGAGCGAGTTCGCCGGCTTCGTTTCGGGGTGGAATTACTGGGTGGTGTACGTGCTGGTCGGCATGGCCGAACTGACGGCGGTCGGCATCTACGTGCAGTACTGGTGGCCGGAGTTTCCTACCTGGGCCACCGCGGCGATCTTCTTCGTGGCGATCAACCTGATCAACCTGACCCAGGTGAAGGTCTACGGCGAGATGGAGTTCTGGTTCGCCCTGGTCAAGGTGGTGGCCATCGTCAGCATGATCGGCTTTGGCGCCTGGCTGTTGAGCAGCGGCCATGGCGGCCCGGATGCCAGCGTGGCCAACCTGTGGCAGTACGGCGGCTTCTTCCCTAACGGCGTCAGCGGCTTGGTGATGGCCTTGGCGGTGATCATGTTCTCGTTCGGCGGCCTGGAGCTGGTGGGTATCACCGCCGCCGAAGCCGACAACCCCCGCCAGAGCATCCCCAAAGCCACCAACCAAGTGGTGTACCGCATCCTGATCTTCTACATCGGTGCCCTGGCGGTGCTGTTGTCGCTGTACCCGTGGCAGAAGGTAGTGCAGGGCGGTAGCCCGTTCGTGATGATCTTCCATGAGCTGGACAGCGACCTGGTGGCGACCATCCTCAATATCGTGGTGCTGACGGCTGCGCTGTCGGTGTACAACAGCTGTGTGTACGCCAACAGCCGCATGCTGTTCGGCCTGGCTAGCCAAGGTGATGCGCCGCGCCAGCTGCTGAAGGTAAGCCGCAGCGGTGTACCGCTGACCGCGCTGGGCGTGTCGGCCTTCGCGACCGGCCTGTGCGTGCTGATCAACTACCTGATGCCGGGCGAGGCCTTTGGCTTGCTGATGGCGCTGGCGGTGTCGGCGCTGGTGATCAACTGGGCGAGCATCAGCATTACTCATCTGAAATTCCGCAAGGCCAAGCTGGCTGCCGGCATCATCCCCTTCTACAAAAGCCTGGGGCACCCGCTGACCAACTACCTGTGTCTGGCGTTCATCGTGCTGATATTGGTGGTGATGTACCTGACCCCGCCGATTCGCATCTCGGTGATGCTGATCCCGGCTTGGATTGCCGTACTGTGGGTGGCCTTCAAGCTGAAGAAGGCTCGCCAGGCCAAATAG
- a CDS encoding carboxymuconolactone decarboxylase family protein, translating into MADSNKTGEQIRRQVMGDAFVDRALGNATDFTQPLQDFVNEHAWGSVWARDGLPLKTRSLITLATLTALKCPQELKGHVRGALNNGCTVEEIREALLHCAVYAGVPAAIDAFRAAQEVIDSYQG; encoded by the coding sequence ATGGCTGATAGCAACAAGACCGGCGAGCAAATTCGCCGTCAGGTAATGGGCGATGCATTCGTCGATCGCGCACTGGGCAATGCCACCGACTTCACCCAGCCGCTGCAGGACTTCGTCAATGAACATGCCTGGGGCAGTGTGTGGGCGCGTGACGGATTACCTCTGAAGACTCGCAGCCTGATTACCTTGGCCACGCTGACGGCACTGAAGTGCCCGCAGGAGCTCAAGGGGCATGTGCGCGGGGCGTTGAACAATGGCTGTACGGTCGAGGAAATCCGCGAGGCGTTGCTGCATTGTGCAGTGTATGCGGGCGTGCCGGCGGCGATTGATGCCTTCAGGGCCGCGCAGGAAGTGATCGACAGCTACCAAGGCTGA
- a CDS encoding calcium/sodium antiporter codes for MGIALLLLIGGAELLVRAALRLAQRLHVRPLIIGLSLVAFGSTAPQLTVSLQAAYQGAPDVAVGSVVGSNIFNILVILGLAALIIPLRVSRQLVRLDIPLMIIASGLVYALSTNGHLGRVEGALLLLGLAGYLAMLWHQSRHYARTYPAPDAARSSAGRFWSGTLLQVLVGLGLLSLAGHLLLEAAVEVATDLGLSERIIGLTVVAVCTSLPELAAALIAALRGEREIAVGTVIGSNLFNLLAVLGLTALIAPEPLSISPNALSFDLPVMLGVALLSLPVFYSGYRITRAEGLVFLCLYLVYGLHVAAFTMGMPLAGRLERLMLFYVLPVLAMVLLYTTVRAWRRQH; via the coding sequence CTGGGCATTGCCCTGCTGTTGCTGATCGGCGGCGCCGAGCTACTGGTGCGCGCCGCGTTGCGCCTGGCACAGCGCCTGCACGTGCGCCCACTGATCATCGGCCTGAGCCTGGTGGCGTTCGGCAGTACCGCGCCACAATTGACCGTGAGCCTGCAGGCTGCCTACCAGGGAGCACCCGATGTGGCGGTCGGCAGCGTGGTCGGCAGCAACATCTTCAACATCCTGGTCATTCTTGGCCTGGCCGCGCTGATCATCCCGCTGCGCGTGTCACGCCAACTGGTGCGCCTGGACATTCCGTTGATGATCATCGCCAGCGGGCTGGTGTACGCATTGTCCACCAACGGTCACCTGGGCCGAGTGGAAGGGGCACTGCTACTGCTGGGCCTGGCTGGTTACCTGGCAATGCTCTGGCACCAGTCCCGCCACTATGCACGCACTTACCCCGCCCCGGATGCTGCCAGGTCCAGCGCCGGGCGCTTCTGGTCAGGCACGCTGCTGCAGGTGTTGGTCGGCCTTGGCCTGCTGAGCCTGGCGGGCCACTTACTGCTGGAAGCCGCCGTCGAAGTGGCTACCGACCTGGGCCTGTCCGAGCGCATCATCGGCCTGACAGTCGTCGCCGTCTGCACCTCCCTGCCGGAGCTGGCCGCAGCGCTGATTGCCGCCCTGCGTGGCGAACGGGAGATTGCCGTGGGCACGGTCATCGGCAGCAACCTGTTCAACCTGCTGGCCGTGCTGGGCCTGACCGCGCTGATCGCCCCAGAACCGCTGTCGATCTCGCCCAACGCGCTGTCTTTCGACTTGCCTGTAATGCTCGGCGTTGCCCTATTGAGCCTGCCAGTGTTCTATTCCGGCTACCGCATCACCCGCGCCGAAGGCCTGGTGTTTCTTTGCCTGTACCTGGTCTATGGCCTGCATGTGGCAGCCTTTACCATGGGCATGCCGCTGGCCGGCCGCCTGGAACGATTGATGCTGTTCTATGTACTGCCGGTGCTCGCCATGGTGTTGCTGTACACCACCGTACGTGCCTGGCGCCGCCAACACTAA
- a CDS encoding septal ring lytic transglycosylase RlpA family protein, translated as MLKRSLGTLALFSFLAGCASHDIDPRGYDQTGTASYYGSRHHGKRTASGEPFNQHGLTAAHRSLPFGTRVLVTNMANQRSVVVRINDRGPHTRGRLIDLSRAAAEKIGMLRSGTARVRVQGLSD; from the coding sequence TTGCTAAAACGATCCCTCGGCACACTGGCCCTCTTCTCCTTCCTGGCCGGCTGCGCCAGCCACGACATCGACCCACGCGGTTACGACCAGACGGGCACCGCTTCCTATTACGGCTCGCGCCACCACGGCAAACGCACCGCCAGCGGCGAACCATTCAACCAGCACGGCCTTACCGCCGCCCACCGCAGCCTGCCTTTCGGTACCCGCGTACTGGTCACCAACATGGCCAACCAGCGCAGCGTGGTGGTACGCATCAACGACCGAGGCCCGCACACCCGTGGCCGATTGATCGACTTGTCTCGCGCCGCAGCAGAAAAAATCGGCATGCTCCGTAGCGGAACAGCGCGCGTGCGAGTACAAGGGCTTAGCGACTGA
- the gatB gene encoding Asp-tRNA(Asn)/Glu-tRNA(Gln) amidotransferase subunit GatB, producing the protein MQWEVVIGLEIHTQLATQSKIFSGSATTFGSEPNTQASLVDLGMPGVLPVLNQEAVRMACMFGLAIDAEIGKRNVFARKNYFYPDLPKGYQISQMDLPIVGKGHLDIALEDGTIKRIGVTRAHLEEDAGKSLHEDFSGSTGIDLNRAGTPLLEIVSEPDMRSAKEAVAYVKAIHALVRYLGICDGNMAEGSLRCDCNVSIRPKGQTEFGTRCEIKNVNSFRFIERAINSEIQRQIDLIEDGGKVVQETRLYDPNKDETRSMRSKEEANDYRYFPDPDLLPVVIEDSFLDTIRAGLPELPPQKVERFQSQYGLSAYDANVLASSREQADYFEEVVKIGGDAKLAANWVMVELGSLLNKLGVEIDQAPVSAAQLGGMLLRIRDNTISGKIAKTVFEAMAAGEGDADSIIDSKGLKQVTDTGAIDKMLDEMLAANAEQVEQYRAADEAKRGKMFGFFVGQAMKASKGKANPGQVNQLLKAKLEG; encoded by the coding sequence ATGCAATGGGAAGTTGTGATCGGGCTGGAAATCCACACTCAGCTCGCCACCCAGTCGAAGATTTTCTCCGGCAGCGCCACCACCTTTGGCTCCGAGCCGAACACCCAGGCCAGCCTGGTTGACCTGGGCATGCCCGGTGTACTGCCGGTGCTGAACCAGGAAGCCGTGCGCATGGCGTGCATGTTCGGCCTGGCCATCGACGCCGAAATCGGCAAGCGCAACGTGTTCGCGCGCAAGAACTACTTCTACCCGGACCTGCCCAAGGGCTACCAGATCAGCCAGATGGACCTGCCGATCGTCGGCAAGGGCCACCTGGACATCGCCCTGGAAGACGGCACCATCAAGCGCATCGGCGTAACCCGTGCGCACCTGGAAGAAGACGCCGGCAAGAGCCTGCACGAAGACTTCAGCGGCTCCACCGGCATCGACTTGAACCGTGCCGGCACGCCACTGCTGGAAATCGTCTCCGAGCCTGACATGCGCAGCGCCAAGGAAGCCGTGGCTTACGTCAAGGCGATCCACGCGCTGGTACGTTACCTGGGCATCTGCGATGGCAACATGGCCGAAGGTTCGCTGCGTTGCGACTGCAACGTGTCGATCCGCCCGAAAGGCCAGACCGAGTTCGGCACCCGCTGCGAGATCAAGAACGTCAACTCGTTCCGCTTCATCGAGCGCGCGATCAACAGCGAAATCCAACGCCAGATCGACTTGATCGAAGACGGCGGCAAGGTGGTGCAGGAAACCCGCCTGTACGACCCGAACAAAGACGAAACCCGCTCCATGCGCAGCAAGGAGGAAGCCAACGACTATCGCTACTTCCCCGACCCGGACCTGCTGCCGGTGGTGATCGAGGACAGCTTCCTCGACACCATTCGCGCCGGCCTGCCAGAGCTGCCGCCACAGAAAGTCGAGCGTTTCCAGAGCCAGTACGGCCTGTCGGCATACGACGCCAACGTGTTGGCCTCCAGCCGCGAACAGGCAGATTACTTCGAAGAGGTAGTGAAGATCGGTGGCGACGCCAAGCTGGCGGCCAACTGGGTCATGGTCGAACTGGGCAGCCTGCTGAACAAGCTGGGTGTCGAAATCGACCAGGCGCCGGTCAGCGCCGCGCAACTGGGCGGCATGCTGCTGCGCATTCGCGACAACACCATCAGCGGCAAAATCGCCAAGACCGTGTTCGAGGCCATGGCCGCCGGTGAAGGCGATGCCGACAGCATCATCGACAGCAAGGGCCTGAAACAGGTTACCGACACCGGTGCGATCGACAAGATGCTCGACGAAATGCTGGCAGCCAATGCCGAGCAGGTCGAACAGTACCGCGCAGCCGATGAGGCCAAACGCGGCAAGATGTTCGGCTTCTTCGTCGGCCAGGCCATGAAAGCTTCCAAAGGCAAGGCCAACCCGGGGCAGGTGAACCAATTGCTCAAAGCCAAGCTCGAAGGGTGA